The Gemmatimonadota bacterium genome segment GAAGTCACTATGGGCGGACCGCGCATTTCTATGCTCGCAGAAGAGGGAAACCCCGATGCCTTTGATTTTCCGCGTGCATTGATCAATGATCCGGGATTTGATTTTAGTTTTAGTGGACTAAAGACCTCTGTACTCTATCGAATTCGCGACCTCGCTGTAGAGGATATTGAAGCTATTCGAGCGAATATTGCGGCGAGTTTTCAGGCGGCTGTGGTTGATGTGCTCGTGGAAAAGACACTCAAAGCGGCGCGGGAAGCAGGTGCAGAGCGGATATTGCTTTCGGGCGGTGTAGCCGCCAATCGCGCGCTACGTGCACAACTCGACGACGGGGCCTCCAAACTCGGGATGGGCGTGTTTTATCCGCCCACGCTCTTGTGTACGGACAATGCGGCGATGATTGCCAGCGCGGGTGCTTTTCGATTGGCGCGAGGTGAAGTTGCCGGAGGCAATTTGAATGCGGCCCCTCGATTGCCGCTGCCTGGACTGCGCGAGCGGCAGGTATAACAATGCTGCGCGATATTGGATTTTCCGCCTCAGATGGATGGCTGCTATTAATCGTCGGCTGCGCCGGAATTTATCTCGCTTTTCTAATGTATCGCTCGCGCCTTCAGGGCATACATCGATTGTTGTTGGGCGTGCGTGTCGCGGCACTTGTTTTGTTAATTAGCCTTTTGATGGAGCCGATTCTCGCGCTGACATTGCATACGCAGCGTTTGCCCTTAGTCGCCCTGCTCATTGACGATAGCGAAAGCATGAAAATAGCAGATGGCGATACTGCGCGTTCGGAAGTTGTAAAAGCCGTACTGGCCGATCCTTCACTCAAAAATTTGCGCGACCGCGCGCGAGTGACGCAGTTTAGGTTTTCCGATGTTTTGACATCCATGCGCGAGGAAAAAGAACTTACATGGGCGGGGCGAGCGAGCGATCTGGCAGGTGCATTAGATGCCTTGCGCGAGCAAACAATGGGTGAAGGACTTGCCGCTGTGGTCCTCATTTCAGATGGCGGACAAAATTTGGGTGGGCGTCCCGAGCGGGCAGCAGCCGATCTGGGCGCGCCAGTGATCGCTGTGGGAACAGGTGACCCGGTCGCACCTAAAGATGTGTCCATAGTATCGGCGGTTATCGATCCCCTCGGCTATGTGGGCAGATCGCTGGTGATACAAGTGCGCGTACTTTCTTTTGGATTTGAACAGGTGCGTGAACAGGTACGCGTACTCCTGGATAGTCGGGAAGTGAGTGCCCAAACCATTGCGCTGGCCGATGGTGAGCAGACCCTTGAATTTGAGATCAGACCCGAGCGATCCGGGCGACATGCATTCTCAGTACAAATTGCGGCGCAAGCAGGCGAGCGCACAGTGGACAACAACCGCGTGGTGGTCTCGACAGATGTGCTCGAAAGCCGCGTGCGAATTTTAATACTTGCGGGCAGCCCAAGCGCCGATTTGGGCTATTTGCGGCGCGTGCTACAAGAAGATGCCAATCTGGAAGTTGAGGTGTTGGTACGCACATTGATGGCCGGGTGGCAAAGAGATGTGCGTCGCGCACTGCGCACATTGGACGAGCGCGATATTGTCGCGTTAATCAATTCCCCCTACCAAGTACTTGCAGGTGTACCAGAGCAGGCAATTGTCGCCTTTGTGAAAAAAGGCGGGGGGCTGTTGGCCCTGGGAGGTGATGCCACCTTTGATGATGGGTACGCGCGCTCGGCATTGGCCAATATTTTGCCCGTGCAGTTTTTGCGGTCGCCAGACACATTTCAAAAACGCACTTTTGCCCTTTCGTTTCCCGATTCTCGCCATCCCATTTTGCGCGTATCAGATGATCCATTAAGCGATCGCGACGCTTGGGAGGCATTGCCGCCACTTCTGTCTTATAATCGCGTGGGAACTGCTGTTTCCAACGCAACTGTGTTGGCACATCATCCCACAGAACGCGTTGATGGCATACCGATGCCAGTGCTGGCCATTCGCCGCGTGGACGCGGGAAAAACCGCGATTGTAGCCTACCAAACATTTTGGCGTCATGGGCTGATGATGTGGGGCGACGGCAAGACCGATGCCGTGGCACGCGCATTTTGGAAAAATATGGTGCGTTGGCTGGTCACGCGCGACGAGATGTCTCGCATAAAAATCACGACCGAAAAACCCGAGTATCGAAGCGGTGAGCCTGTCGCGGTGCATGCAAGTGTTTTTGATCACCTGTTGCAGCCGCGTTCAGGCGCGCGAGTTCTGGCGCGAGTCGGCGACAGTTTAGGTGTGCGAGAAGTTGTTTTGCGAGATTTGGGCGGTGGACGGTATGCTGGCAATTTGGGGCGTTTCCCACAAGGCGATTACGAGCTTCAGATACAGGCACGAGCCAATGATGGTGACCTGGGCACGGGCACGGATCGTTTTACTGTGGGAAGATACAGCCTGGAATACGAAACCGTGCGCATGCGCGCCGAACTGCTCGGCGATATTGCCACGCGCAGTGGTGGACAATATGTAAAACCACGTGACCTGAAAGCCGCACTCGATTCGCTTGTGCTGGCTCCCGAACCTGTTGTCACCCACCACCGGGCCAGATTATGGGGGCAGGAATGGCCGCTTTTCTTGCTGGTGGGATTGCTGGTCTTTGAATGGACTATTCGACGAAGATTGGGGATGTTATAAATGGATAGAATACAAAAGTTAAAAAATAAAATATATTCAGTAATCAATGCGCTGTTTTGTTGCACGATCTTGCTGACTGTGAAGGTCTCTGCACAGGTGGTGATCAATGAGGTCATGGCACGGCCCTCCGATGAGTCAGAGTGGGTTGAACTGTACAACCGCTCGCCAGACGCAGTTCATTTATCGGGGTGGACGTTATCCGATTTGCGTACAACGGGACAATTTGAAGCAGGTGCGGTCATTGATGGTGGAGGATATGTGATCGTCGCACAAGACGCAGAAGCTATTGATCTGCAATATCCCGACCTCGATGTTCCCATTTTGTCGCTTACCCGCTGGCCCCGACTGAACAATGGAGGCGATGGTCTCATTTTGCGCGATGCGACGGCAACACGCGTCGATAGCATCTTTTATCCAGCACAAGCGACTGCCATCAGTCTGGAACGCATTGATCTCACTGTAGTGGGAGATCAAAACAACTGGCTCGACAGTCAGGATCCGCGGGGTGCGACTCCCGGAACTGCAAATAGCGTTCGATTTAACAATGACGTAGCAAAGGTATCAGTTGTGGTTGAGCCCAATCCCTTTATCGATCAAGTCGCCATTACATATCGGATGCCCTCCCCCAGGCTCCACGCAAATTTGTGGGTGTTTGATCGCACGGGCAGGCGCGTGGCATCCTTACTCGAAAGTATTGAAAGTGGCAGTCAGCGCATTGTAAATTGGGATGGGCGCAACGATAATGGGCAAATTTTGAAGCCCGGTATTTATGTTATCTACCTGGAAGCCGGTACACCAGAAGGCGAATTATTTCGCGCCCGAAAGCCTGTGGTGCTGGCAAAAGGGATAAGCCAATGAAGTGTGAAGGTGGACTTTTTTCTTTTCACTTCTTATTTTTATTTACCACCGATGTCCCCACATCGGATCTATTCTCCCCTTTGATGCTGTGAGGAACAAATATGGAACAGTCATCGAAGGCATTACCTGAGACCCCAGAAGATCAGCTGAGATTACCTTTTCAAATTTTGGGCATATGCTTGATTGCTCTCGCGCTATTGATAGCTTTGAGCCTGCTATCGCACTCGCCTGAAGACCCGCCCAATTCGACACGCCCCAACGAATTGGCGCAAAATCTGGTCGGGTGGCTCGGCGCACACGTATCCTATCACTTGCTATTTAGCGTGGGCTATGGCGCTTACGCACTGATCGTTTTGGTATTGGTGTGGGGGTGGAACCGCCTCAGGATGTCGAGCGTTAGATCATTTGTGATGCACAGTATCATTCTGTTTTCGCTAATGGTGATTTATTGTGGCGCGACAGGCGTGCTCTTTTGGGAGCGCCCCACAATGGCCTGGAAATTGGGAGGCGGGCTGGGATTTATGCTATCGTCTTCCCTCCTGGTGCCCTATTTGGGTATCGTTGGTTCTTATATTTCTTTGGCGACGCTATTTGTTGTGTTGTTGATGGTTGCCACCGATATCCCGTTTAACCGAATACCCGAGTGGACATTCTGGAAAAAACGTGCGGAGGAGTCTGACAATAACGGGACACCAATTGAAGTGGCACGGGACGAAGACATTGAGCAAATTGAGGACATTGAGCAAAAAAAAAATAT includes the following:
- a CDS encoding VWA domain-containing protein — protein: MLRDIGFSASDGWLLLIVGCAGIYLAFLMYRSRLQGIHRLLLGVRVAALVLLISLLMEPILALTLHTQRLPLVALLIDDSESMKIADGDTARSEVVKAVLADPSLKNLRDRARVTQFRFSDVLTSMREEKELTWAGRASDLAGALDALREQTMGEGLAAVVLISDGGQNLGGRPERAAADLGAPVIAVGTGDPVAPKDVSIVSAVIDPLGYVGRSLVIQVRVLSFGFEQVREQVRVLLDSREVSAQTIALADGEQTLEFEIRPERSGRHAFSVQIAAQAGERTVDNNRVVVSTDVLESRVRILILAGSPSADLGYLRRVLQEDANLEVEVLVRTLMAGWQRDVRRALRTLDERDIVALINSPYQVLAGVPEQAIVAFVKKGGGLLALGGDATFDDGYARSALANILPVQFLRSPDTFQKRTFALSFPDSRHPILRVSDDPLSDRDAWEALPPLLSYNRVGTAVSNATVLAHHPTERVDGIPMPVLAIRRVDAGKTAIVAYQTFWRHGLMMWGDGKTDAVARAFWKNMVRWLVTRDEMSRIKITTEKPEYRSGEPVAVHASVFDHLLQPRSGARVLARVGDSLGVREVVLRDLGGGRYAGNLGRFPQGDYELQIQARANDGDLGTGTDRFTVGRYSLEYETVRMRAELLGDIATRSGGQYVKPRDLKAALDSLVLAPEPVVTHHRARLWGQEWPLFLLVGLLVFEWTIRRRLGML
- a CDS encoding lamin tail domain-containing protein produces the protein MDRIQKLKNKIYSVINALFCCTILLTVKVSAQVVINEVMARPSDESEWVELYNRSPDAVHLSGWTLSDLRTTGQFEAGAVIDGGGYVIVAQDAEAIDLQYPDLDVPILSLTRWPRLNNGGDGLILRDATATRVDSIFYPAQATAISLERIDLTVVGDQNNWLDSQDPRGATPGTANSVRFNNDVAKVSVVVEPNPFIDQVAITYRMPSPRLHANLWVFDRTGRRVASLLESIESGSQRIVNWDGRNDNGQILKPGIYVIYLEAGTPEGELFRARKPVVLAKGISQ